The DNA segment ACCAGTCTTCCGAGCCGTAGTCCGAGCCATCGATGGTCATCAGCAGCTTGTTCGCGGTGGGACCGAGCTTGAACGTCGCGAGCAGGTCGACCTGGCCCTGCAGGGTGCTGACCTGGGCCTCACCGTGGATCGGGTCGCGGCTGTTGAAGTTGCCGGACGAGACGGAGTAGTTGGCCACCGAGCTCGTGGAGGAGGTGGTGGTCCAGGACCACGAGTCGTACGGCCGCTCCCACCACTGGAAGTTGGCGCGGAGGCTGAGGAACGAGTTGATCCGGTGCTCGGCGCGAAGGTCGACGGTGGTGACGTCGCGCTGCTGCACGAAGTCGCGGCCCAGCGGATTGAACCCGGCGCGTTCGAGACCCTCGGCGATGCCGCCGGTGACAGTCTGACCTGACTTGCCGGAGACCGGGCTGACCCAGGACGAGGCGTACACCTTCGTGATGCCCGGTTGGCCGCGATTCATTGTCCGGCGGAGGCGCTCGACCTCGAGGGTGAACGTGGTGGCCTTCGACGGCTGGTAGGTCACGGCGCCGCTCGCGGCGAAGGTCTTGTTATAGAAGAATTGCTGGAGCCCCTTCGTGTCCGTGTAGGTGGCGTCGAGGCGGGAGAAGAGCTTCTTGGCCACGAGCGGCTGCGTCACGTGGGCCTCGTAGCGCTGGTAATCATACGAGCCGAATGTGGTCTTGAAGCGCGCCGTGGGTTTTCGGAAGGGACGCTGCGTCACATAATTCACAATCCCGCCCGGCTCGGTCAGGCCGAAGGTGGCGGCGAGCGGGCCCTTGATGAACTCGACGCGCTCGAGGTTTACGACCTCGGCGATGCCGATGCGTTGAAAACCGTTGCGGAAGAACTGGGGCTGGAAGCCGCGGAACGAGACGTACCCGCCGGTGCCACTCTGGCGCTCGCCCGCGAGGTTGCCGCCGGCGATGAACGAAAGCTGGTCGTCGATTTCTTCCAGCATGAAGTTGTCGACGAACTCGCGGGGCAGCACGGCGACCGCCACGGGTGATTCGATCAGGCGCGTGTTGATACGCAGGGCGCCGACGGTCTCGTCGGTCTTCGCGTTCTCGACCGTGGCGGCGCCGCGGACGTGGAACTCATCGAGCACGTACACCTGCTCGGGGGTGGCATTGGCGCTGGCGTCGGACTTGGCTTGGGCCGCGGCGGCCTGGGCGGAGGAAGTCGCGGGCAGGGCGGCGGTGGCCGCGAGCACGCCGGCGATCCGGACGAGACAAGGGAAGGGCTTCATGGCTTTGGGGGACGGGTTTGCCTGGCGGCCCGACGCTGCGAAACGAGGCGGCGGGGAAAAGGGTGCCGTAACGAAAGTCGTTACGTGAATCCGGCGCGGTGCGCCCGCTATTCGAGGGCGGCGAGCGGTACGCGGGAGAGCGCGATCTCCTCCTTGTTGACGGAGTAGAGAATGAAGAGCGCGCCGTCGTGCACCAGGGCGCTCGGATAGGAGAACCCGATGCCGCGGCCGGTGATGCCTGCCCAGCGGTGTTTGCCCGGAGCGCCGGCGCGAAGCGCGAAGACGCGGTCGAAGGTTTCGCCGTCGGGGCTGAGCGCGAGCGTCAGGGGGTCGCGGCGAAGATGCTGAGCTTGGTCGAATCGGGTCGCGATCTGATTGCCCACGAGGACGACGCGCCCGTCCGGCAGCCGCAGGGCCTGCGCGCGACTCGGTGCGTCGGGGATGTTCGTCGGTTGTGGGATCGACCAGCCGCCCTCGGCCGTGGGAAAGGAGACGTACAGCCGGTTTCGCTGGCGCGGCTTGGTGTCCGCGCCCTGCGCCGAACGGAGGCAGAGCACCGGCCCGTGGACGCTGCGGTAGCTGAAGGGCTCCATCAGGGCGGCGCCATCGCTGGCGCGCGCGGGCACGCCCTCGCCGGCGACGTGCGACCACCAGCTCACGAGGTCGTGATCGACGTAGTACTGCCGGATCGCCGCGGCCTCCGCGGGCGCGACGGCGAGGTCCGGGGCGAAGCGCGGCCGGAGCGCGCCGGCGGGGAGCGGACGCAGGAGGAACACGGGGCCGAGCCGGCCGTCGGGTTCGACCCGCCGGGCCACCGGGTACACGGGGGTGCCGTGGACGTAGGTGACGGCGTACAGACCCGCCGGCGTGGCGACCCAGCGGTCGGGCTTCAGCGCGAGACCCTCCTCGCCGGCGCGGCGATACGGTCCGGGCGCGGCAAAGAGTTCGCGCGGAGTCGTCCAGCGTCGCCCGTCTGCGGATACGGCGAACAGGACCCGCTGCCCGGGCGCGTCCTCGCCCAGCGGGTGGTTGGCCCAGAGGGCATAGAACTGCCCGGCGTGGTGGATGAGGGCGGCGTAGTGGTTGTAGCCGCCTTCGTCGCGGCGCGCCGGGCGCCACACCGTCACGTGTTCGGCACTGCGCACGAGTGGCCAGGTGGCGGGCGCGGGTGGGTTGCCCGGCGGCAGGGGCGCGGTCCATCGCGGGACAACCGGGATGCCGTCGGCGGTGAATTGCCGGGTAGTGACGGTGCGGTCGCCGAGCGTGAGGGTGACGGCGGCGGGCGCGGCGGCGCGGAGCGGGGCCGGTGAAAGCACGAGCGCGGCGATGAACACGAGCGCGACCGCGCGGAGAAGGGGGCGAAACGGGACCATGGGTGGTGACGTTCGCCCGATCAGGAAGATATCGGCCTTGAGCTGAAGTCGCGCGTGCCGACTATCGTTACGCGTCATGGCTTCACCAGTCAGCATGCGCGATGTCGCCCGCGCGACGCGGGTATCGGTCGCGACCGTCTCCAAGAGCCTCGGCAACAAGCGGGACGTGTCGGCGACGACCCGGCGTCGGGTGCTGGCGGCGTGTCAGCGCCTGGGCTACCGGACGAATCCGCTGGTCGCGGCCCTGATGCGGAGCCGGCGCAGCCACGCGTCGCCGACAAGCAGCCTGACGCTCGCGTTTGTGACCGCGTTTCCGACGCCGGACGGGTGGCGAACGCATCCGGCGCCGATCTTCCGGCAGATGTTCGCGGGCGCCCAGGCCCGGGCGCAGGAGCGCAACTATCGGCTGGAGCACCACTGGCTCTTCCGCGAGGGCATGAGCAACCGCCGGTTCAGCGACATGCTCGAGGCGCGTGGCATCCGCGGGGTGCTCTTCGCTCCGGTTCCAAATCTGCAGACTGAGATCGAGCTCAACTGGCCGGCGTTCTCCACGGTCGTCCTGGGGCTCACTCCATCGACGCGGCATTTCCACCGCGTGACGACCGACTACTATCAGTCGATGCTGCTGGTGATGGAGAAGTGTCGGCAGTGCGGCTACCGCCGGCCGGGCCTGGCGGCGCGCCGCGAGACGGCGACGCGGTTGGAGCACCGCTGGGAGGCCGCGTATCGCGTGGCGGCGGCGGCGTATGGCGCGCGGGCGGCGTTACCGCGGCCATTGATCGTCGAGGAATGGGAGCGCGAGCGGGTGGCCGCGTGGCTCGACCGGGAGCGGCCGGACGTGGTGATCGGGCCGGTGCTGGGCAAGCTCGAGGAGACGATCGCGGCGGCGGGCAAGCGCGTGCCGGATGACATTGGCCTGGTCGGTCTGCTCGTGCCGCGCGCCGGCGACCGGTTGAGCGGTGTGCTACAGGACGGCGAGATCATCGGGCGCACCGCAGCGGATCAGTTGATCGCGCAGCTGGAGCGCAACGAGACCGGCATTCCCGAGCATCCGATCACCCACACGATGCTCGGACGCTGGAACGAAGGAGAGACGGTCAGGATCCTGCCCGCCGCCCGGCAGCGTTGAACCGACTGGGGACGCCGCGAGTATCCGGACATTATCGCCTGAGTATCCGGACATTATTCCGGAGTATCTGGACATTATTCCGTAAGTGACGAACTCCGGGGCGGTAATAATTGCAGCCCTCGTGCCCTCCCACTCCTCGAGTCGGGGTCGGCCGGGCCTCTCGGAATCTTTCTCTTTCTCTTTCTCTCGCAGTCCTACCCGATCCGCCCCCCCGGGCTCGGTCACCGCGGAGCAGCCGTTCCACACTGTCACTCTCATTCTCACTCTCACTCTCACTTTCACTTTCACTCCTCACCTTCACTTCAAAGCCCGGTCGGCAGCGCGCCGACCGGGCTTTGAGAGAAAGAGGAAGAGTAAGAGAAAGATTCGGACGCGGCTCCGAGCGTCCGGGGCCGGGGCCTGCCTCAACTGAACCGCTTGAGGCGCGAGGCGACGTCGTCGCGGAGTCGGTCGAGGTAGCCGAGGGTGTACGCGGCGATGTCGAGCTTGGGATCGGCGATCAGGGGCGTGAGGTCCATGGCCCAGGTGATGCCCTTGAATTTATCGGTCGCGTGCGAGGTGTGGAACGTCGCGTGAGCGAGGCGGCGGCCGAGGGCCGCGAGATCGTAGCGTTTGCCGCCGGTCACTTGGGAATCGAAGACCTTCATCAACTCGCCCGCCAATTCCACATGGCGGCCGGCGTCGAGCGCGACCTTGTCGGCGTCGAGCAGCCAGTCGAGATCGCGCCAGACCTCGGCGCCGAGCACGCGTTTCGGCCGCTGGGCCGCCGGGAGCGAGCGGATCGCCTCGAGGCAGCGCAGGAGCACCGCCACGTGCGTGTCGTGCTTGTCCGCCGGGTTGTGCAGGTAAACCACCTCGGGCGTGCAGCCGGCGAAGATCGCGCGCAGATCGGCGACGACGCCCGGATGCCCGGCGCGCTTCACGTCGGCGCTCGGGTGCGCGAGTTGGAGCTGGATCGCGTAGCGGCCCAGCTGGGCGGCCTTGCGCTGCTCCTCGCGGCGGACGTCCTGCATCTGCTCGTCGGTCAGGTGCGCGTACGGGCCGGTGCGGGGAGAACCGGCGCCGTTGGTGACCACCACGCCGCCGAACGCCTTGGCCGGCGCGCCGTCGAGGCAGTCGCAGATCCCGGCGTGGGCCAGGATCTCGATGTCGTCCTGATGCGCGGCCACGCAGAGGTGCGTGACGCGGGCGAGGGCGGCGGTCGCGTCGCCACCAGTCGGAACGAAGACGTCAGCGCGAGGATGGGAGAATTTCATGGGCGAAACGAAAGGGAGAGACGGGTGCGGGCGTTCGTCAACGGCGGCACCGGCGGCGCGGCGCCACCGGTCAAGGTGGCGTCACGCGCAGGGCCGGCCGGCGGGCGTGCGTTGCGCTCAACGGGCGTCGTCGTGCCAGCGTTGGAACGCCTCGATCGCCTCGTACTCGGCGAGGCCGAGGGCGTCGTAGGTTTTGGCGAGCGAGCGGGCTGCGGCCTCGGCCTGCTGCCAGGCCTCGTGCAGGCCGGGTTCGAACACCGGCATCTGGCTGCGCTGGCTCTTGTGTTGGTAGACGGCCTGGATTTTCTGCGTGAGCTGCGCGGGGCTGAGCGGCACGGCCATGTCGATCTCGTGCGCGGCCCAGGCCTTGTCGGGCGTGCGGTAGAGCCACACGCGGCAATCCTGCCACCAGCCCTCGGTCTTGACCTGCTGGATGGCGGAGCGAAGCACGTCGAAGCACATGCCGCTCACGCTGGCGGGGTCCTGGCCGGCGCCGGTGGCGAAGATCTGGTGCGGCTTCAGCTCGCGGAGGACGGCGGCAACCTGCGCGACATCGGCTTCGGTGGCGCGGAACTGGCGGTAGCGGCCGTTCTCGTAGAACGCGAGGTCGAGGAAGCGCTCGGTGCCGGAGGGCACCGCCGCATTGCGCAGCGCCGCGCGGGCCTCCCCACGGCGCAGCAGGCCCTTGAGGCGGCGCGTATCCGCGGTGTCCTGACCCTTGGCGGTGCTCTGCTTGGCGGCGATGGCGTCGCGCACGCGGCGGGCGGCGGTGGCGGCGCCTCCCGCCTGGCTGGTGGCAAATTCGAGGACGAGGTCGGCGGCAACCATGGCCTCTTCGTCGGGCACCGCGAGGTTGCCGGACGTCAGGTACACGACGGTAACGCTGTGGCCCTGCTCGATGAGCCGGGTGAGCGTGCCGCCCATGCCGAGCATTTCGTCGGACGGCTCGGGCGAGAACACGACGACGCGTTTCGGGTGCGGCGAGGCGCGCTCGGGCCGGTGTGAGTCGTCGGCGTTCGGCTTGCCGCCGGGCCAGCCGGTGATCGTGTGCTGAATCTCGTTAAACGCGCGGATGTTCAGGTTGTACGCGGGGCCCTGCTCGGTGAGGAGGTCGGCCATGCCGTGTTCGCCGTAATGCTCGTCGAGGAGCTTGAGCACGGGCCGCTTGGCGGTGCTCGAAAGCCAGGCGATCGCGCGGCGGGCCAGCGGAGGCGTCCATTCCACCGGCGTGACGAGCCACGGATGCTTGATCCGGGTGAGCTCGGCGGCGGCGGCGGGATCGAGGAGGAAGCGGACGTCGGGGTGATCCTGGAGGAGCGTCGCGGGGATGGTCTCGTTGGGCCGGCCCTCGGTGGCCTGGGCGATCATGCGGGCCTTGGCCTCGCCCCAGGCGAGGAGGACGACCTTGCGCGCCTCGAGGATGGTGCCGACGCCCATCGTGATCGCGTAGCGCGGCACGTTGGCCTCGCCGAGGAAGTCGCGGGCGGCGTCGCGGCGGGTGAGGGAATCGAGGGTGACGAGGCGGGTGCGGGAGTCGCGGGCGGAGCCGGGCTCGTTGAAGCCGATGTGGCCGGTGCGGCCGATGCCGAGCACCTGCAGGTCGATGCCGCCGGCGGCCGCGATCTTCTGCTCGTAGGCGCGGCACCAGGCGAAGACTTCGCCGCGCGGCACGCGACCGTCGGGGACGTTGCTCTGGCTGGCGGGCAGGTCGATGTGGTTGAACAACTGCTCGCGCATGAACCGCGAGTAGCTCTCGGGGTGCTCGGGCGTGAGGCCGTGGTACTCGTCGAGGTTGAACGTGATGACGTTCCGGAAGCTGAGGCCCTCCTCGCGGTGGAGGCGGATGAGCTCGCGATAGAGCGGCACCGGCGTGGAGCCCGTGGCGAGACCGAGGACGACGTTGCGGCCCTCGGCGGCGCGGGTGCGGATGAGAGTGGCAATCTCGGCGGCGAGGCCGCGGCAGGCCACGACGGCGGAGGGGTGCACCTCGGTGTAGATGCGTTCGCGTTGGCGGGCTTCGATGTTGGATTTCATCGCGGTCATGGAGGTGGGCCGACGCGGGGGTCGGCAGGTTTACGCTTCCCATCATA comes from the Opitutus sp. ER46 genome and includes:
- a CDS encoding TonB-dependent receptor, with translation MKPFPCLVRIAGVLAATAALPATSSAQAAAAQAKSDASANATPEQVYVLDEFHVRGAATVENAKTDETVGALRINTRLIESPVAVAVLPREFVDNFMLEEIDDQLSFIAGGNLAGERQSGTGGYVSFRGFQPQFFRNGFQRIGIAEVVNLERVEFIKGPLAATFGLTEPGGIVNYVTQRPFRKPTARFKTTFGSYDYQRYEAHVTQPLVAKKLFSRLDATYTDTKGLQQFFYNKTFAASGAVTYQPSKATTFTLEVERLRRTMNRGQPGITKVYASSWVSPVSGKSGQTVTGGIAEGLERAGFNPLGRDFVQQRDVTTVDLRAEHRINSFLSLRANFQWWERPYDSWSWTTTSSTSSVANYSVSSGNFNSRDPIHGEAQVSTLQGQVDLLATFKLGPTANKLLMTIDGSDYGSEDWSWKMSTADRNALPASLKTLSVAAPDFSGYDRSLLTRQVEHNTMDRTLLGALVSERMAIGRRALLFASYRYDRMAVDNVDLIDPAASGSKRVGQSSYSVGANYRLLGDQLVAFANQSTSFTPQLTRDRGTGKLQDSITAEGMEGGFKGELLAGRLFWTASAYEIIRKDIPQLNPLYADEDDFNTGVPQYVGSGRERARGGEVEVFADVTESLSLTATGGYLDARTVKCPTDVAKEGVVLLRTPRRTGSLSLTYQFKDGPLHGLKLGGSARYTDDYVARYGTAGSEVTGTGAVTNQLRLNYGPTNRIEEIRPSATIYDAFITYRFETGRYRHIVGFSVKNLANREWWSASGRKNDERAYFGRYELRF
- a CDS encoding exo-alpha-sialidase — its product is MTRNDSRHARLQLKADIFLIGRTSPPMVPFRPLLRAVALVFIAALVLSPAPLRAAAPAAVTLTLGDRTVTTRQFTADGIPVVPRWTAPLPPGNPPAPATWPLVRSAEHVTVWRPARRDEGGYNHYAALIHHAGQFYALWANHPLGEDAPGQRVLFAVSADGRRWTTPRELFAAPGPYRRAGEEGLALKPDRWVATPAGLYAVTYVHGTPVYPVARRVEPDGRLGPVFLLRPLPAGALRPRFAPDLAVAPAEAAAIRQYYVDHDLVSWWSHVAGEGVPARASDGAALMEPFSYRSVHGPVLCLRSAQGADTKPRQRNRLYVSFPTAEGGWSIPQPTNIPDAPSRAQALRLPDGRVVLVGNQIATRFDQAQHLRRDPLTLALSPDGETFDRVFALRAGAPGKHRWAGITGRGIGFSYPSALVHDGALFILYSVNKEEIALSRVPLAALE
- a CDS encoding LacI family DNA-binding transcriptional regulator encodes the protein MASPVSMRDVARATRVSVATVSKSLGNKRDVSATTRRRVLAACQRLGYRTNPLVAALMRSRRSHASPTSSLTLAFVTAFPTPDGWRTHPAPIFRQMFAGAQARAQERNYRLEHHWLFREGMSNRRFSDMLEARGIRGVLFAPVPNLQTEIELNWPAFSTVVLGLTPSTRHFHRVTTDYYQSMLLVMEKCRQCGYRRPGLAARRETATRLEHRWEAAYRVAAAAYGARAALPRPLIVEEWERERVAAWLDRERPDVVIGPVLGKLEETIAAAGKRVPDDIGLVGLLVPRAGDRLSGVLQDGEIIGRTAADQLIAQLERNETGIPEHPITHTMLGRWNEGETVRILPAARQR
- a CDS encoding PIG-L family deacetylase, which translates into the protein MKFSHPRADVFVPTGGDATAALARVTHLCVAAHQDDIEILAHAGICDCLDGAPAKAFGGVVVTNGAGSPRTGPYAHLTDEQMQDVRREEQRKAAQLGRYAIQLQLAHPSADVKRAGHPGVVADLRAIFAGCTPEVVYLHNPADKHDTHVAVLLRCLEAIRSLPAAQRPKRVLGAEVWRDLDWLLDADKVALDAGRHVELAGELMKVFDSQVTGGKRYDLAALGRRLAHATFHTSHATDKFKGITWAMDLTPLIADPKLDIAAYTLGYLDRLRDDVASRLKRFS
- the nagB gene encoding glucosamine-6-phosphate deaminase; this encodes MKSNIEARQRERIYTEVHPSAVVACRGLAAEIATLIRTRAAEGRNVVLGLATGSTPVPLYRELIRLHREEGLSFRNVITFNLDEYHGLTPEHPESYSRFMREQLFNHIDLPASQSNVPDGRVPRGEVFAWCRAYEQKIAAAGGIDLQVLGIGRTGHIGFNEPGSARDSRTRLVTLDSLTRRDAARDFLGEANVPRYAITMGVGTILEARKVVLLAWGEAKARMIAQATEGRPNETIPATLLQDHPDVRFLLDPAAAAELTRIKHPWLVTPVEWTPPLARRAIAWLSSTAKRPVLKLLDEHYGEHGMADLLTEQGPAYNLNIRAFNEIQHTITGWPGGKPNADDSHRPERASPHPKRVVVFSPEPSDEMLGMGGTLTRLIEQGHSVTVVYLTSGNLAVPDEEAMVAADLVLEFATSQAGGAATAARRVRDAIAAKQSTAKGQDTADTRRLKGLLRRGEARAALRNAAVPSGTERFLDLAFYENGRYRQFRATEADVAQVAAVLRELKPHQIFATGAGQDPASVSGMCFDVLRSAIQQVKTEGWWQDCRVWLYRTPDKAWAAHEIDMAVPLSPAQLTQKIQAVYQHKSQRSQMPVFEPGLHEAWQQAEAAARSLAKTYDALGLAEYEAIEAFQRWHDDAR